The following are from one region of the Paenibacillus sp. JZ16 genome:
- a CDS encoding C40 family peptidase: MKKKLTAVSLGLALALTLGTGSAFADSKLNTAIKPAIGVSYKTGGTTTNGFDCSGFTSYVYKKLGLSLPRTSAAQYKVGTAVSKSNLKAGDLVFFNTSGRGVSHVGIYVGSGKFAHSSSSRGVIISPLSQSYYANRYVGAKRIMSQNTYKSVAVNYN, translated from the coding sequence TTGAAAAAGAAGTTAACGGCTGTTTCTCTAGGCCTCGCACTCGCACTCACATTAGGGACCGGAAGCGCTTTCGCCGATTCCAAATTAAATACTGCAATCAAACCAGCCATTGGTGTTTCTTACAAAACAGGTGGAACTACAACGAATGGATTTGACTGCTCCGGATTCACCAGCTATGTTTACAAAAAGCTTGGTCTTAGCCTGCCCCGTACGTCTGCAGCTCAATACAAAGTAGGTACGGCCGTATCCAAGAGCAACCTGAAAGCTGGCGATCTCGTGTTCTTCAACACATCCGGTAGAGGTGTATCTCATGTGGGTATTTATGTCGGGAGCGGCAAATTCGCTCATTCTTCATCTTCGCGCGGTGTCATTATCAGTCCGCTGAGCCAGAGCTATTACGCTAACCGATATGTAGGCGCTAAGAGAATTATGAGTCAGAATACGTACAAATCCGTAGCTGTGAACTACAATTAA
- a CDS encoding M1 family metallopeptidase produces MVPPRAKVFLSSLLALGLLAGSMPIFLNPGSSASALAPNAGKPSASAVEKAPLSPPKVQPNIPAPALSDRLVEYHMDVRYEPEENKLKGKQTLTWTHPGKKSVNELYFHLYPNAFASNDTTFMKESGGRLRSDPMPDDGYGSMTITSVKTTEGLALTHRLQFVQPDDGNIKDHSLAKLRLPKPIKSGESVTIHLEFEVELPKIFARMGTTENFIMAGQWFPKISVYEPAGLRGRAEEGWNLHQYHGNSEFYSNFGIYSVRIRVPENYIVAATGFPTKPAQKSNGEKIYQFYADDVHDFAWSASPNFVTAEEAFSAPGVPGVRIKLYLDPAHKDLKERYFDAAKSALASFGKWYGTYPYSTLSIVVPPESGNGAGGMEYPTLVTAFGAKNDSPGYELERTVIHEIAHQYFYGMIASNEFEEAWLDEAFATYAEERVMEKEYGITSNTAAQGASITSPAPLKMESWKYSSHENYALNVYTRGKLVLQGIERQVGPQMMGKIMHTYAQKYRFKHPTTSDFQKVVEQVSKTSWQSYFDQYVYGSQMADVAIDVIKTKNKGTAENPRYESTVQITSKDGDITDVPIVFAFEDGKTVERTWSGKDGKVAYTLEYSSPLAWAMVDPKYSIVLENKHINNYMKAGMDPTVVTRWNLSITKLVETLFGSLSW; encoded by the coding sequence ATGGTCCCACCACGTGCCAAAGTCTTTCTATCATCCCTGCTTGCCCTAGGTTTGCTTGCAGGATCGATGCCGATATTTCTGAATCCAGGGTCCTCAGCGTCTGCTCTTGCCCCAAATGCGGGCAAGCCCTCCGCCTCTGCCGTGGAGAAGGCCCCGCTCTCACCGCCTAAGGTGCAGCCTAATATTCCCGCTCCGGCCTTAAGCGACCGGCTGGTGGAATATCATATGGATGTTCGGTACGAGCCTGAGGAGAACAAGCTTAAGGGCAAACAGACACTCACTTGGACTCATCCAGGCAAAAAAAGCGTAAACGAGCTGTACTTTCATCTGTATCCCAATGCTTTTGCTTCCAATGACACGACTTTTATGAAGGAATCGGGCGGCAGGCTTCGTTCCGATCCCATGCCAGATGACGGATACGGCTCCATGACCATTACCAGCGTGAAAACAACCGAAGGACTGGCCCTGACCCATCGCCTTCAATTTGTTCAACCTGACGACGGCAACATCAAGGATCACAGCCTTGCCAAGCTAAGGTTGCCTAAACCCATCAAGAGCGGGGAGAGTGTTACCATTCATTTGGAGTTCGAGGTCGAGCTTCCCAAAATATTTGCCCGCATGGGAACCACCGAGAATTTTATCATGGCTGGCCAATGGTTTCCGAAAATTTCGGTCTATGAACCGGCCGGTCTTCGCGGAAGAGCAGAGGAAGGCTGGAATCTTCATCAATACCACGGCAACTCCGAATTCTATTCCAACTTCGGCATTTACAGCGTTCGCATTCGAGTGCCCGAAAATTACATTGTCGCCGCGACCGGATTCCCTACCAAGCCTGCCCAAAAATCAAACGGGGAAAAAATTTATCAGTTTTACGCGGATGACGTACATGATTTTGCCTGGTCGGCATCGCCAAACTTTGTCACGGCAGAAGAAGCATTCTCCGCACCAGGCGTACCTGGCGTCCGCATCAAGCTGTATCTCGATCCAGCCCATAAAGACTTAAAGGAGCGTTACTTTGATGCCGCCAAGTCGGCACTCGCTTCGTTTGGAAAATGGTACGGAACCTATCCGTACTCCACGCTGTCCATCGTCGTTCCGCCTGAATCGGGCAACGGTGCAGGCGGCATGGAATACCCGACGCTGGTCACAGCCTTCGGTGCCAAGAACGATTCGCCGGGATATGAACTGGAGCGGACCGTTATTCATGAGATCGCCCATCAATATTTTTACGGAATGATTGCAAGTAACGAATTTGAGGAAGCGTGGCTGGACGAGGCCTTTGCAACCTATGCAGAAGAACGAGTGATGGAAAAAGAATACGGTATTACCTCCAATACGGCGGCTCAGGGAGCATCCATTACTTCCCCTGCACCGCTGAAGATGGAATCCTGGAAATACAGCTCTCACGAAAACTACGCACTGAATGTATATACGAGGGGCAAGCTGGTGCTGCAAGGCATCGAACGGCAGGTCGGTCCACAGATGATGGGCAAGATTATGCATACCTATGCCCAGAAATACCGGTTCAAGCATCCAACCACATCTGACTTTCAGAAAGTCGTCGAGCAAGTAAGCAAAACGTCCTGGCAGTCGTATTTTGACCAATATGTATATGGAAGCCAGATGGCGGATGTCGCCATCGACGTGATCAAAACCAAAAATAAAGGCACGGCTGAAAATCCTCGGTATGAGTCCACGGTCCAGATTACGAGCAAGGACGGGGATATCACCGATGTGCCGATCGTGTTCGCCTTTGAGGACGGCAAAACGGTGGAACGAACCTGGAGCGGCAAAGACGGCAAAGTTGCTTACACCCTGGAATACAGCTCTCCGCTCGCCTGGGCCATGGTTGATCCGAAGTACTCCATCGTCCTGGAGAATAAACACATTAATAACTATATGAAGGCAGGAATGGATCCGACGGTGGTTACACGCTGGAATCTCAGTATTACCAAGCTTGTGGAGACGCTGTTCGGCAGCCTGTCATGGTGA
- a CDS encoding YwhD family protein — MENEEQKQGAKKPIALNIINSKSKHKGFGSGSIDLNSLSPVIIDNGEARVDIGAMHAKSKVEKGIRFSMNRDEVPNGRQVWIVWVAVDRTAEGQHYAGMTACEMWIDQEARRGWKILADHVNKMDAAMKRKIILDGLGDVEKKALRELLISRNEEWWNASPEEFREALQTAE; from the coding sequence GTGGAGAATGAAGAGCAGAAGCAGGGTGCGAAGAAACCGATTGCTTTGAATATTATTAATAGCAAGAGTAAGCATAAAGGGTTTGGATCAGGCTCCATCGATCTGAACAGTCTGTCACCCGTCATTATCGATAATGGCGAGGCCCGAGTGGATATTGGGGCCATGCATGCCAAGAGTAAGGTGGAGAAGGGTATCCGTTTCAGCATGAACCGGGATGAAGTGCCCAATGGACGACAGGTATGGATCGTGTGGGTGGCTGTAGATCGTACGGCGGAAGGACAGCATTATGCAGGCATGACCGCCTGTGAAATGTGGATCGACCAGGAGGCCCGTCGCGGCTGGAAGATCCTCGCCGATCATGTGAATAAAATGGATGCGGCGATGAAGCGCAAGATCATTCTGGATGGTCTTGGCGACGTCGAGAAGAAGGCACTGCGCGAGCTGCTGATTTCGCGTAACGAGGAATGGTGGAATGCATCGCCAGAGGAATTCAGGGAAGCACTTCAGACAGCGGAATGA
- a CDS encoding copper amine oxidase N-terminal domain-containing protein: protein MKSVQLIKLAGTASIAMSLLLTSSSLATISAHAAAASTSQSKANWSTLDVKHKPYTNKGVVFIPLKEVSEQLQLQLTIPGKKELYINSPTQSVRIIIGQSRAVNAKGTPLKLEAAPVVKKGVTYVPASLITKAFGIPLKYDSKSGLRTTFDAWSKYAYASKANMLFWVNRENGMLSMGKAGSTPAQVGIIPVEEIDQVSLSAHRINSTTYVVDLSNYYGEPHIHEGRYRVLIQDKKILKLSKTNHSNFAGINYHPDQLSYKGNIAMMNGSTLELVHPMGKTVKTYDLTALTGVKDSFIVEAIEQDFLLVRPYTKATLYIVHPTGKTAELIYPELLDEETIKVIEEMPPNEVGFIGDGLTYLGYAGGKLTFQYNNPFLDQKEKLTYTLPF from the coding sequence ATGAAATCCGTGCAACTCATCAAATTAGCAGGTACCGCATCCATAGCCATGTCTTTATTGCTTACGTCCTCATCGCTCGCAACGATTTCTGCCCATGCGGCAGCAGCTTCCACATCACAGAGCAAGGCAAATTGGAGCACGCTGGACGTGAAACATAAACCTTATACGAATAAAGGCGTCGTATTCATTCCATTGAAGGAAGTTTCCGAACAACTGCAGCTGCAGTTGACGATCCCGGGAAAAAAAGAGCTGTATATTAACAGCCCGACACAGTCTGTTCGCATTATCATCGGACAGTCGCGCGCAGTCAATGCCAAGGGGACCCCTCTCAAGCTTGAGGCGGCTCCGGTCGTGAAGAAAGGCGTGACTTATGTTCCAGCCAGTCTGATTACCAAAGCTTTCGGCATCCCTCTGAAATATGACAGCAAATCCGGGCTTAGAACGACCTTTGATGCTTGGTCAAAATACGCCTATGCTTCCAAGGCCAATATGCTGTTCTGGGTAAATCGCGAGAATGGTATGCTCTCGATGGGTAAAGCCGGATCCACGCCAGCCCAAGTTGGTATAATCCCGGTTGAGGAGATCGATCAAGTCAGCTTAAGCGCACATCGCATCAATAGCACTACCTACGTGGTCGACTTGTCCAATTATTACGGCGAACCTCATATTCATGAGGGAAGATACCGGGTGCTCATTCAGGACAAGAAAATCCTGAAGCTATCCAAAACCAATCATTCCAATTTTGCCGGGATCAACTACCATCCGGACCAACTCAGCTACAAAGGCAATATTGCCATGATGAACGGCAGTACGCTTGAGCTGGTTCATCCGATGGGCAAAACGGTCAAAACTTATGACCTGACCGCGCTCACGGGAGTAAAGGATAGTTTTATCGTAGAAGCGATTGAACAGGACTTCCTGCTCGTCCGACCATACACGAAGGCGACCCTGTATATCGTCCATCCGACTGGCAAGACAGCCGAGCTTATCTATCCTGAGCTTCTGGACGAGGAAACCATCAAGGTCATAGAGGAAATGCCGCCGAATGAGGTGGGCTTCATTGGTGACGGCCTTACGTATCTCGGATATGCCGGCGGCAAGCTGACGTTCCAATACAACAATCCGTTTCTCGATCAAAAAGAAAAGCTGACCTACACCCTTCCATTCTAA
- a CDS encoding heavy metal translocating P-type ATPase, with product MSKDNHQHSQSSPETSGELIEYRVQGLSCPNCTREMQEEIQKLDHGNNARLSYNSGKLTLSPHVNLSRVETILKSDGARIVYAPQTALSAASAEVQPIHSSHAHGSAQGHDHELGHDHAHEHSHGGIGSMKWLLSISAVFYLFTFLLEGKVAEPVVIALYAGAMILSGYTTFLRGLRNLTRFKFNMDTLMTVALVGAVIIGEWREATLVAILFGLNELLEGYGMNRARQSMEALLAAAPKEAELWKDGQTQRVPIESLTPGDVVRVRPGEKIPSDGAITQGTGAVNEAAITGESVPVTKREGDAVFGGSVSTDGVLYIAISKAYEDSSLAKIMHLVQEAQDSKTPTELFIDKFAKYYTPAIMIIALAVTLIPPLLLNQPWMTWIYQGLSILIVGCPCSLVLSSPIALVSGMTRAARNGILIKGGVHLEQLGRLEAIAFDKTGTLTKGEPAVYAETVYDETKFYAVVGALEQSSLHPLAKAVMKHLEIKNPQCMFNEPQQITVLPGEGIRAEVGGKLFWVGSEEVLKHVNGQQDHIRAVEDDIRRMKAQGYTIVAAVSEDRVLGQFGLADEIRPETATVVRKLHEAGITDTVMLTGDHEQSAQAIAKQSGVARVFASLLPEQKVAKIKELSSRKKTGMVGDGINDAPALAAADLGIAMGKGTDSAIETADVVLMQDHLGKLPGAIKTARRVNQIIKWNIGLSLSLKAIALLLTIPGWLTLWIAIISDMGATIIVTLLGLTILLGKDQELKSGY from the coding sequence ATGAGTAAGGACAACCATCAACATTCCCAATCCTCTCCGGAGACAAGCGGCGAACTTATTGAATACCGGGTACAAGGGCTCTCCTGCCCTAACTGTACACGTGAAATGCAGGAGGAGATTCAGAAGCTGGATCATGGGAACAATGCCCGACTGAGTTACAACAGCGGGAAGCTGACCCTCTCTCCCCATGTCAATCTAAGCCGAGTAGAAACCATTCTGAAAAGTGACGGTGCGCGCATCGTTTATGCTCCGCAGACAGCCTTATCGGCCGCCAGTGCTGAAGTGCAGCCTATCCATTCATCGCATGCTCACGGATCGGCACAAGGACATGATCACGAACTTGGCCATGATCATGCTCATGAACATAGTCATGGCGGCATAGGGAGTATGAAGTGGCTGCTGTCCATCTCCGCTGTTTTCTATCTCTTCACCTTTCTATTGGAAGGAAAAGTCGCCGAACCGGTTGTGATCGCATTATATGCAGGCGCTATGATTTTGAGCGGATATACGACATTTTTGCGCGGACTGCGTAATCTGACCCGCTTTAAATTCAATATGGATACCCTGATGACCGTTGCGCTCGTGGGTGCCGTCATCATCGGGGAGTGGAGAGAAGCCACATTGGTTGCCATTCTGTTTGGTCTTAACGAGCTGCTGGAAGGCTACGGCATGAATCGGGCCCGGCAATCGATGGAAGCGCTGCTGGCCGCAGCGCCCAAAGAAGCGGAACTATGGAAAGACGGTCAAACCCAGCGCGTGCCGATCGAGAGTCTCACTCCCGGGGACGTTGTCCGGGTGAGACCCGGGGAGAAGATCCCTTCCGATGGAGCCATAACCCAAGGAACCGGGGCGGTGAACGAAGCCGCCATTACCGGGGAATCGGTACCTGTTACGAAACGGGAGGGCGATGCTGTGTTTGGCGGCAGTGTCAGCACCGATGGTGTGCTCTATATCGCCATATCGAAGGCCTATGAGGATTCCTCCCTGGCCAAGATCATGCATCTTGTACAGGAGGCACAGGACAGCAAGACACCGACAGAGCTCTTCATCGATAAATTTGCTAAGTACTATACTCCCGCTATTATGATCATCGCACTGGCGGTTACGCTGATTCCTCCGCTGCTGCTGAATCAGCCCTGGATGACCTGGATCTATCAAGGGCTGTCCATCCTCATTGTCGGATGCCCTTGTTCGCTTGTCCTTTCCTCTCCGATTGCATTGGTCAGCGGGATGACCCGCGCGGCACGCAACGGTATTCTGATCAAAGGCGGGGTCCACCTGGAGCAGCTTGGCCGGCTGGAAGCCATCGCTTTTGACAAGACGGGAACCTTGACCAAAGGCGAGCCTGCCGTCTATGCAGAGACGGTATATGATGAAACCAAATTTTATGCCGTTGTAGGCGCACTGGAGCAATCGTCTCTCCATCCGTTGGCTAAAGCCGTGATGAAACATCTGGAGATCAAGAATCCGCAGTGCATGTTCAATGAACCTCAACAGATAACGGTACTGCCAGGCGAAGGCATTCGGGCTGAAGTTGGAGGGAAATTGTTCTGGGTCGGAAGCGAGGAAGTGCTGAAGCATGTGAACGGCCAGCAAGATCATATCCGTGCCGTGGAGGATGACATTCGGCGCATGAAGGCCCAAGGTTATACGATTGTTGCTGCTGTAAGCGAGGATCGCGTATTAGGCCAGTTCGGCCTTGCCGACGAGATCAGACCGGAGACGGCAACCGTCGTCCGCAAGCTTCACGAGGCCGGTATCACGGATACGGTCATGCTGACAGGCGACCATGAGCAGTCCGCACAGGCCATCGCGAAACAATCCGGTGTAGCTCGGGTATTCGCAAGCCTCCTGCCGGAACAGAAGGTTGCCAAAATCAAGGAGCTTTCTTCCCGCAAAAAAACCGGCATGGTTGGCGATGGTATTAACGACGCCCCTGCATTGGCCGCTGCCGATCTGGGTATCGCGATGGGAAAAGGGACTGACAGTGCCATAGAAACCGCCGACGTCGTATTGATGCAGGATCACCTTGGCAAGCTGCCGGGGGCCATCAAAACCGCAAGACGGGTCAATCAGATTATCAAGTGGAATATCGGGCTTTCCTTGTCGCTGAAGGCCATTGCTTTGCTGCTAACGATCCCGGGTTGGCTGACCCTGTGGATTGCAATCATATCGGACATGGGCGCCACCATTATCGTTACCTTGCTTGGTCTCACCATCCTGCTTGGCAAGGATCAGGAGCTGAAATCAGGATATTAA
- a CDS encoding ArsR/SmtB family transcription factor produces MNVRTMNEEVALELCETECPSTERIASLKETISDEDMIGMAEIFKALADPTRVKVAYMLDRGGELCVCDVAEVLGSSTATASHHLRTLKNKEIAKSRKAGKNVYYSLKDDHIRTLLHMTLEHQKEKM; encoded by the coding sequence ATGAATGTACGGACGATGAACGAAGAAGTCGCCCTCGAGCTGTGTGAAACGGAATGTCCTTCAACTGAAAGAATTGCTTCCTTAAAAGAAACGATCTCCGATGAGGATATGATCGGCATGGCGGAAATCTTCAAGGCTTTGGCCGACCCGACGCGCGTCAAGGTAGCTTATATGCTGGACCGCGGCGGCGAGTTATGTGTTTGCGATGTAGCTGAGGTTCTCGGAAGCTCAACGGCAACGGCCTCCCATCATCTGCGGACGCTGAAGAACAAAGAAATCGCCAAATCGCGCAAGGCCGGAAAGAATGTATACTACTCGCTCAAAGATGACCACATCCGGACATTGCTTCACATGACGCTGGAGCACCAAAAGGAGAAGATGTAG
- a CDS encoding transglycosylase domain-containing protein, which produces MPGQKKSPKRKRRFVRLATFLFVLLGISIIAGGILLAYLFITPLPVAETSRYSRLLDSQGDLIATFSTTGHTSEQVSLTDISPHLIQATLAVEDRKFYDHPGFDMKGMARAVLVNLQHMDRKQGASTLTQQLARNLYLSHEKTWTRKLKEAKFTVQLEMKYTKDEILEMYLNEIYYGHGAYGIESASLLYFGKSAKNLTLAESAMLAGIPKGPTYYSPYNHIDNALKRQQIILNAMAETGFITEAEADKAASAKLALLPQDRQENKVIASYFRDYVRSLVTKQLNITDQQLEQGGLNIYTTLDPRAQKAAEEAVSAGMDSKSELETALVSIDPRNGHIKAMVGGKNYRENQYNHALAKTRQPGSSFKPIMYLTAIASKEMTSTSVFNSQPTLFHYDNNRKTYQPSNFGDKYLGEIPMREAIAASDNIYAVNTIMKIGPEKVADMAKKMGITSPLEPVPSLALGTSPVSPLEMASAYAVMANSGKRVSPVAVLSITDAAGRSLYSAPEDAGEQVVEPSAAYVMTRMMEGVFETGGTGNRVSTLMKRPVAGKTGTTDTDAWLVGYTPELSTAVWVGYDKGREISKVDGRRAAPIFAQYTEKALENVPPKIFPIPDEVVSAYVDPKTGKLAGAGCPDKVLEVFVKGTEPTEYCDEHEGGEPAKKANPADAAEKQEERSWWKDFKRWWVE; this is translated from the coding sequence ATGCCGGGACAAAAAAAATCACCCAAGCGCAAACGTCGTTTCGTCCGGCTTGCTACATTTCTGTTCGTACTTCTTGGCATTTCCATCATCGCCGGCGGCATTCTGCTCGCCTATTTATTTATAACGCCACTGCCCGTTGCGGAAACATCCCGCTACTCTCGTCTGCTCGACAGCCAAGGAGATTTAATCGCCACCTTCTCCACCACGGGACATACCTCCGAGCAAGTGAGCTTAACCGATATATCTCCGCACCTGATCCAGGCTACCTTGGCAGTGGAGGACCGGAAGTTCTATGATCATCCGGGGTTTGACATGAAGGGCATGGCCCGAGCCGTGCTGGTCAACCTGCAGCATATGGATCGCAAACAGGGGGCAAGCACGTTAACCCAGCAGCTTGCACGAAACCTATACCTATCTCATGAAAAAACGTGGACACGGAAGCTCAAGGAGGCTAAATTCACCGTCCAGCTTGAGATGAAATATACGAAAGATGAAATACTTGAGATGTACCTCAACGAAATATATTACGGACATGGTGCTTACGGCATCGAATCAGCGTCCCTGCTCTACTTCGGCAAGTCGGCAAAAAATCTGACGTTGGCCGAAAGCGCGATGCTGGCCGGCATTCCAAAGGGTCCGACCTATTACTCGCCCTATAACCATATCGATAACGCGCTCAAAAGACAGCAAATTATCTTGAATGCCATGGCGGAGACTGGATTCATTACCGAGGCAGAAGCCGATAAAGCCGCTTCAGCCAAACTCGCCCTGCTTCCTCAGGACCGACAGGAGAATAAAGTGATTGCCTCCTATTTCCGGGACTACGTCCGGAGTCTCGTCACCAAGCAGCTGAACATTACGGATCAGCAGCTCGAACAGGGTGGTCTGAACATCTATACGACCCTGGACCCGCGGGCCCAGAAGGCAGCCGAAGAGGCTGTATCTGCGGGCATGGACAGCAAGAGCGAGCTGGAAACGGCGCTAGTATCCATCGACCCGCGTAACGGGCACATTAAAGCCATGGTTGGCGGTAAGAACTACCGGGAGAATCAGTACAACCACGCGTTAGCCAAAACAAGGCAGCCCGGGTCGTCATTTAAGCCGATCATGTACTTAACGGCCATTGCATCCAAGGAAATGACAAGCACCAGCGTGTTCAACAGCCAGCCCACCCTGTTTCATTACGATAACAACCGCAAGACGTATCAGCCCAGCAACTTCGGCGATAAATATTTAGGCGAAATTCCCATGAGGGAAGCTATCGCCGCTTCGGATAATATTTATGCCGTGAACACCATCATGAAGATCGGCCCGGAAAAAGTAGCCGACATGGCAAAAAAGATGGGGATCACAAGTCCGCTGGAGCCTGTTCCTTCCCTGGCCCTCGGCACCTCGCCCGTCAGCCCGCTGGAGATGGCCTCGGCTTACGCCGTCATGGCTAACAGCGGCAAACGGGTCTCCCCTGTCGCGGTGCTGAGCATCACCGACGCTGCCGGCCGCAGCTTGTATTCAGCGCCGGAAGACGCAGGTGAACAAGTGGTTGAGCCTTCCGCTGCTTACGTGATGACGCGCATGATGGAGGGGGTATTCGAGACTGGCGGCACGGGCAACCGCGTCTCTACCCTAATGAAACGACCGGTGGCCGGAAAGACAGGCACCACCGATACCGACGCTTGGCTTGTCGGCTATACGCCGGAGCTGTCGACGGCGGTATGGGTGGGGTATGACAAAGGACGGGAGATTAGTAAAGTGGACGGTCGGCGGGCAGCTCCGATCTTTGCGCAGTATACGGAGAAGGCTTTGGAGAACGTGCCGCCTAAGATTTTTCCGATCCCGGACGAAGTCGTCAGCGCATATGTGGATCCCAAGACCGGCAAGCTCGCCGGCGCCGGCTGTCCGGACAAAGTTCTGGAGGTCTTCGTCAAAGGAACGGAGCCTACGGAATATTGCGACGAACATGAAGGCGGGGAGCCGGCCAAGAAGGCCAACCCTGCGGATGCGGCCGAGAAACAGGAAGAGCGTTCCTGGTGGAAGGATTTCAAACGTTGGTGGGTCGAGTAA
- the speE gene encoding polyamine aminopropyltransferase — MELWYTEKQTPTFGITAKIRETFVHEKTEFQQLDMIDTEEFGRMLVLDGMVMTTIKDEFVYHEMVAHPALNTHPNPKKVLVVGGGDGGVIREVIKHPGVEKAVLVEIDGKVIEYSKQYLPEIAGKLDDPKVEVLVNDGYMHIIEHKNEYDVIMVDSTEPVGPAAPLFERGFYQGIYEALKEDGIFVAQTDNPWFKADLIQQVNKDVKEIFPIVRVYGANIPTYPSGLWTFTLGSKTYDPLEVDESTIDEMDTKYYSPRLHKAAFVLPKFVEDLVK; from the coding sequence ATGGAATTATGGTACACAGAGAAGCAAACCCCGACTTTTGGCATCACGGCTAAAATCCGGGAGACTTTTGTACATGAGAAGACGGAGTTTCAACAACTGGATATGATCGATACTGAGGAATTCGGGCGCATGCTCGTTTTGGACGGTATGGTTATGACTACAATTAAGGATGAATTCGTCTATCATGAGATGGTCGCTCACCCCGCGCTGAACACGCATCCAAATCCGAAGAAGGTTCTTGTTGTCGGCGGAGGAGACGGTGGCGTCATTCGCGAAGTGATCAAGCATCCGGGCGTAGAGAAAGCAGTACTCGTTGAAATTGATGGAAAAGTCATTGAATATTCGAAGCAGTACTTGCCTGAGATCGCCGGCAAGCTGGATGATCCGAAGGTCGAAGTGCTGGTTAACGATGGATATATGCACATTATTGAGCATAAGAACGAATACGACGTCATTATGGTAGACTCCACCGAGCCTGTGGGCCCGGCTGCTCCGTTGTTTGAGCGCGGATTCTACCAAGGGATCTACGAGGCGCTCAAGGAAGACGGTATTTTCGTGGCGCAAACGGACAACCCATGGTTTAAAGCGGACCTGATTCAGCAGGTCAACAAAGACGTGAAGGAAATCTTCCCGATCGTACGTGTGTATGGAGCGAACATTCCAACCTACCCGAGCGGTCTGTGGACCTTTACATTGGGCAGCAAAACGTATGACCCGCTTGAAGTGGACGAGTCCACCATTGATGAGATGGATACGAAATATTATTCGCCTCGCCTGCATAAAGCCGCATTCGTGCTGCCGAAATTCGTTGAAGACCTGGTGAAATAA
- the speB gene encoding agmatinase encodes MKLDQGYSGNVFILSSEDYEGSKAVIYGMPMDFTVSYRPGSRFGPARIRQASVGLEEYSPYLDKSIEDMTYFDAGDLMLPFGNAGRSLEVIGDYVGKLLDDGKFPIGLGGEHLVSWPIIQKVYEKYPDLILIHIDAHADLREHYEGEPLSHSTPVRKAAGIMGGKNIYQFGIRSGSREEFQYGRENINFYPFEVAAPLKEALPSMGNRPVYVTIDIDVLDPSAAPGTGTAEAGGITSKELLEAVHLIAGSDVNVVGCDLVEVAPIYDPTEQTQIVAAKLIREMLLGFVK; translated from the coding sequence ATGAAACTGGATCAAGGTTACTCCGGCAACGTGTTTATTCTGAGCTCCGAGGATTATGAAGGGTCCAAGGCCGTCATTTACGGTATGCCGATGGATTTCACGGTTAGTTACCGTCCCGGCTCCCGTTTTGGCCCGGCCCGTATTCGCCAGGCTTCCGTAGGCTTGGAGGAGTACAGTCCGTACTTGGATAAAAGCATTGAAGACATGACGTATTTCGATGCAGGCGACCTGATGCTGCCTTTCGGCAATGCCGGCCGCAGTCTCGAAGTGATTGGCGATTATGTAGGCAAACTGCTGGATGACGGGAAATTCCCGATCGGACTTGGCGGCGAACACCTCGTATCCTGGCCGATCATTCAGAAGGTGTATGAAAAGTATCCGGATCTTATTCTGATCCATATCGATGCCCATGCTGACCTGCGTGAGCATTATGAGGGAGAGCCGTTGTCCCACTCCACGCCAGTCCGTAAGGCGGCGGGTATTATGGGCGGAAAGAACATTTATCAGTTTGGTATCCGTTCCGGCTCCCGCGAGGAGTTCCAATATGGACGGGAGAACATTAACTTCTATCCGTTCGAAGTGGCAGCGCCTCTTAAAGAAGCCTTGCCTTCCATGGGTAACCGTCCGGTCTACGTGACCATCGACATCGATGTGCTTGATCCATCTGCCGCACCGGGCACCGGTACCGCAGAAGCGGGCGGCATTACGTCGAAAGAGCTGCTGGAAGCCGTGCATCTCATTGCTGGCTCCGATGTGAATGTGGTCGGCTGCGATCTCGTGGAAGTGGCTCCGATCTACGATCCAACCGAGCAGACCCAGATCGTGGCTGCGAAGCTGATTCGTGAGATGCTGCTGGGATTCGTAAAATAG